In Snodgrassella alvi wkB2, the DNA window CATTTGCCCGCGTTTTTTATTGAAAATTACCTTAAAAAGATTCTTATTCATTTTCCTGCCCTTTGAAGAGTATATTTAATTAAAATTTCTCAAAACCAACTGGAATATTGTCTTAATATTTATTCAGAAAAAGCCAAATATTAAATAAATTTATTCAGATTAAAATCAAACGTATATCAGCAGAATAAAATTCTAATAATGACAAAAAAATAATTATTAATTGATCGATTATTCGTAATTTTTCCGGTAACTCTATTATTCATCATGCAATCCTCTTTATTTCATAATCAACGCTATATTTTGAATAAATTTGTATTACAGCTCTAAAGTGAATAATTCAGATTAAATCCGAATGTAGTTTTGTCTGTGCGGAAATGCTGCGGTTTATAAATCGGCTTTCCCATAAATACGTCGTAATACCAGTTCCCGCCAGCCTTTACCTGACCTTTAAAACCCACTACTGTACCCGCCAGTGTCTTTCCTAACTGCATTTCACTTGTTCTTCCCGTTATATGCCCTACGTCTATCCCTGCATATACCTGATGACTCGGTAAATACTGCCAGTTCAGATTGTTATTCCAGTACCAGCCCTGCTCTCCCATCAAAGTAAGCTCTCCGTCAAATCCCCGCACAGTGTAGCGCCCGCCTATTGATACCTGATCCTGAGTAATTAACGGGGTTTTATTCCACTGCCCGTGAAACGAGGTGTCATAGCTAAAGTTATATTTTCCTACCCTGAACGGCTTCATCAGTGAAGCATCCAGTGTGATTATCTCCATCCGCGAGGTGCCTTCACCGAATTCTTCTTCTGCCGCCCGTAAACTGTGGTCTGCACCGGTTCCGCGCTTATAACCTGCACTCAGATTAAGTATGGCATTTCCTAAATATTCCTGATGATTCAGCCCTATAGCCCAGCCTGCCGTATGTCTTCTCTGTACTTCGATTTCAGCATCGTCTATATAGTTATGTGATTTACGCCGCCATATTCTGGCACTTACATCAATTTTACGGTGACTGTTACGATATATCATTCGGGTTATCCCCAAATCTGTATTTTCACTGCTGCCGTTATAATCATAATTCTGGTTATAACCGGCTATAGCCTGATGGTAGCGGTAATAATTCTGGTTAAAAGCTATCAGCCAGTTTCCTACCGGTACTGAATAATGAAGGGAATAGCCGTGTGTACCACTACCGGTACGATTACCATCAATATCTACTGTACTGTCTTTACTACCCAGATCATGGTTATAGTTCACATAAAACAGATCACTTAGACCTAACGGATTATCAACAGATAAAGTTACACCGCCCTGATAACGTCCGGTAGCATGACTGCCTGAGTCATCTGCATTAAAGCTGATACGTACTGGTACTTTACGCTGCGACCATGAAACAACCACATCACTTTCGTTCGGTGCTTCAGCCGGTACTATCTGGATATCCGCCTCTACTGTCGGCACGCGTTTCAGGTTTTCCAGTCCTTGTTCTAAATCCCGCAGATTCAATATGTCACCAGATCTGGCAGGAAATTCATTCTGAATACGACGAATACGGTTTACATGTGTCTGATCAGCATTATCAAGGTTATAACGAATTTCATGAATTCGTCCCGGAATAACTGTCAATACCAGCTCACCAGTACTTAAATCCTGCGGGCTGGCCAGAATGCGTGTAGTAGTATATCCCCTGTCTATTACTGCATTCTGCGCCAGTGTCATAATATAATTAATACCATTGCTACCCAGACACAATCCCGGCTTGAATTTACTCAGATAAATAGCTTTATCTAATGCAAATTGAAACCGCTGTGCCTGATCACCATTTAACTTGATGCTTCTGATGGCAAAACATGGTTTTTCATCCTGAGGTAAACCGTTAACCGTACCTTCAATTTGCGGAGGCTGTAATCGCACATTGACTTCAGGCTGCATTTTTTCCTGAAATTGTTTCAGCCTTTGCTGTTCGCGAATAATCTGCTGCTGTTCAATATCTGCCGGATTAGCCGGACCTGACGATGGTGCAGCATACGTCTGATATATCACCCCGTTCAGTAGACTTAAAAATAATAGGTTTTTACTGATGTTCATCACATTATCTACAAATATTTGTTTTAATTAATAATATAATACATAAATTAACTCTACAAATTTTTTAACTAATTTATTTGTAATAAAAATATTTTAATAAGAAAATTTTATTTAGATATTTATCTGAAAAACAATTTATATAAATTAAATTTTTATATATATTTCAATATATTAATTGAATAATTATTCTATATGCAATAAATCATCTATGATAATTTTCTTCTCCGCCCTTCTGATCAGATATTCAATAATTAAAATTAAATTATTGTTTCAAATAAGATTAAATATAAATTTAGTTAATGGACAAGTTTTGTTGTAAATTTGATATAAATCTCCAAAATTAAATATATTT includes these proteins:
- a CDS encoding ShlB/FhaC/HecB family hemolysin secretion/activation protein → MNISKNLLFLSLLNGVIYQTYAAPSSGPANPADIEQQQIIREQQRLKQFQEKMQPEVNVRLQPPQIEGTVNGLPQDEKPCFAIRSIKLNGDQAQRFQFALDKAIYLSKFKPGLCLGSNGINYIMTLAQNAVIDRGYTTTRILASPQDLSTGELVLTVIPGRIHEIRYNLDNADQTHVNRIRRIQNEFPARSGDILNLRDLEQGLENLKRVPTVEADIQIVPAEAPNESDVVVSWSQRKVPVRISFNADDSGSHATGRYQGGVTLSVDNPLGLSDLFYVNYNHDLGSKDSTVDIDGNRTGSGTHGYSLHYSVPVGNWLIAFNQNYYRYHQAIAGYNQNYDYNGSSENTDLGITRMIYRNSHRKIDVSARIWRRKSHNYIDDAEIEVQRRHTAGWAIGLNHQEYLGNAILNLSAGYKRGTGADHSLRAAEEEFGEGTSRMEIITLDASLMKPFRVGKYNFSYDTSFHGQWNKTPLITQDQVSIGGRYTVRGFDGELTLMGEQGWYWNNNLNWQYLPSHQVYAGIDVGHITGRTSEMQLGKTLAGTVVGFKGQVKAGGNWYYDVFMGKPIYKPQHFRTDKTTFGFNLNYSL